In a single window of the Thunnus maccoyii chromosome 7, fThuMac1.1, whole genome shotgun sequence genome:
- the LOC121900161 gene encoding importin-13-like, translating into METPGRIAATPDAVDFTVENVEKALHQLYYDPNIENKNLAQKWLMQAQVSPQAWQFCWALLSPDKVPEIQYFGASALHTKISRYWSDIPTDQYESLKSQLFSQIACFSSGSKMVLTRLCVALASLALNTMPEAWPGAVAEMVRVFQEEGGGVDGRARCLALLELLTVLPEEFQTSRLPQYRKGQVRGALGREWGSVCPLLQQLLRRTDSPGAVKARVLRCLSSWVLLDVPLSESEGLVHDCFSALPDPELFDTAVEAIVNAISQPDSQRYVNTLLKLVPQVLALQEQLREAVQNGDMETCHGICRIAVTLGENHSRTLLEQVDHWQSFLALVNMIMFCTGIPGHYPVNETTSSLTLTFWYTLQDEIMSFESDKQTVYLQVYRPVYFQLVDVLLHKAQFPSDQEYASWSSDEKEQFRIYRVDISDTLMYVYEMLGAELLSNLYDKLGRLLTNAEQPTSWQHTEALLYGFQSIAETIDVNYSDVIPGLIGLIPRISINNVQLADTVMFTIGALAEWLADHPVMLSSVLPLVLQALGNPDLSVSSVSTLKKICRECKYDLPPYATNIVAVSQEVLIKQIHKTSQCMWLMQALGFLLSALPVEDILRNLHSLITPYIQQLEKLADETPNPSNKLAIIHILGLLSNLFTTLDISKQDDESADGSAPPVKTAPPPPGPNPVVVVLQQVFALIQTVLSKWLNDSQVVEAVCAIFEKSVKTLLHDFAPMVSQLSEMLGQMYSTIPQASALDLTRQMVHIFASETDHFPPIKALFELVTSVTLSIFQQGPRDHPDIVDSFMQLQAQALKRKPDLFLSESLDVKAVFHCGVLSLKFPEAPTVKSTCLFFTELLPHCSDVPPLARVVQEDGKLLIQAVLEGIGGGASRSLMDQFAEVLFCLNKHCFSLLAVWLKEALQPPGFPSTRVTTEQKDNFSQQILRERVNKRRVKDIVKEFTLLCRGLHGTEYAAEY; encoded by the exons GCCCTCCACCAGTTGTACTACGATCCCAATATAGAAAACAAGAATCTGGCCCAGAAATGGCTAATGCAGGCCCAGGTCTCCCCTCAGGCCTGGCAGTTTTGCTGGGCCCTGCTGAGCCCAGACAAG GTGCCAGAGATCCAGTATTTCGGCGCAAGTGCACTTCATACCAAGATCTCTCGCTACTGGTCAGACATCCCCACAGACCAGTACGAGTCTCTGAAGAGCCAGCTGTTCTCCCAGATTGCCTGCTTCTCCTCCGGCTCCAAGATGGTGCTTACCCGGCTGTGTGTGGCCCTGGCCTCACTGGCTCTCAACACCATGCCTGAGGCCTGGCCTGGCGCCGTGGCAGAGATGGTGCGGGTGTTCCaggaagaggggggaggggtaGATGGGAGGGCACGCTGCCTGGCATTGCTGGAACTACTTACCGTCCTGCCTGAGGAGTTCCAGACCAGCCGCCTGCCGCAATACCGAAAGGGACAG GTTCGGGGAGCCCTGGGCCGGGAGTGGGGCTCAGTGTGTCCCTTACTGCAGCAACTGCTGCGAAGGACGGACAGCCCCGGGGCGGTGAAAGCTCGCGTGCTGCGCTGCCTGTCATCCTGGGTGCTGCTGGATGTGCCCCTCAGCGAGAGCGAAGGCCTGGTGCACGACTGCTTCAGCGCCCTGCCTGACCCAGAGCTCTTCGACACAGCGGTGGAGGCAATCGTCAACGCCATCTCACAGCCTGATTCCcaaag ATATGTGAACACTTTGCTGAAACTGGTTCCTCAAGTGCTGGCCCTCCAAGAGCAGCTCAGAGAGGCTGTTCAGAATGGAGACATGGAGACCTGCCACGGTATCTGCCGCATCGCAGTCACACTGGGAGAGAACCactccag gacTCTGTTGGAGCAAGTGGATCACTGGCAGAGCTTCCTGGCTTTAGTCAACATGATAATGTTTTGTACAGGCATCCCCGGCCACTACCCAGTCAACGAGACCACCAGCTCCCTTACACTCACCTTCTGGTATACATTACAA GATGAAATCATGTCGTTTGAGTCTGACAAGCAGACAGTCTACCTGCAGGTCTACAGGCCCGTGTATTTCCAGCTGGTGGATGTTCTGCTGCACAAAGCCCAGTTCCCCTCCGACCAGGAGTACGCATCCTGGTCTTCAGATGAGAAAGAACAGTTTCGAATCTACag GGTGGATATATCTGACACACTCATGTATGTGTATGAGATGCTGGGAGCAGAGCTGCTGAGTAACCTGTATGATAAACTAGGAAGACTGTTGACTAATGCGGAGCAGCCCACGTCATGGCAG cacacAGAAGCTTTGCTGTACGGCTTCCAGTCCATAGCAGAGACGATAGATGTGAATTACTCTGACGTCATCCCTGGCCTAATAGGACTCATCCCACGCATCAGCATCAACAACGTCCAGCTGGCAGACACAGTGATGTTCACTATAG GCGCTCTGGCTGAATGGTTGGCAGACCACCCAGTGATGCTCAGCAGTGTCCTGCCCTTGGTGCTGCAGGCTTTAGGGAACCCAGacctttctgtttcctctgtctctACACTCAAGAAGATCTGTAGGGAGTGCAAATACGACCTGCCACCCTACGCAACCAACATAGTAGCTGTCTCTCAG gaGGTGCTTATAAAGCAGATCCACAAG ACGAGTCAGTGTATGTGGCTGATGCAGGCTCTGGGCTTCCTGCTCTCAGCTCTCCCTGTGGAAGACATCTTGAGAAACCTTCACTCTCTTATCACCCCCTACATTCAGCAACTCGAGAAACTAGCTGATGAGACG CCTAATCCCTCCAACAAGTTAGCAATCATCCACATCTTGGGGCTGCTGTCCAACCTGTTCACTACGCTGGACATCAGCAAGCAGGATGATGAGTCAGCGGACGGCTCAGCACCACCTGTCAAAACAGCACCACCTCCACCTGGACCAAACCCA gttgTTGTGGTTTTGCAACAAGTGTTTGCTCTTATACAGACAGTACTCAGCAAGTGGCTCAACGACTCGCAGGTTGTAGAG GCGGTGTGCGCCATCTTTGAGAAGTCTGTGAAGACTCTGCTCCATGACTTTGCTCCCATGGTGTCTCAGCTAAGTGAGATGCTCGGGCAGATGTACAGTACAATTCCTCAGGCCTCGGCCCTTGACCTCACACGACAG ATGGTGCATATCTTTGCCAGCGAGACAGACCACTTCCCACCCATCAAGGCTCTGTTTGAGCTGGTTACCTCGGTAACATTGTCCATCTTCCAACAAG gACCCAGGGATCATCCTGATATTGTTGATTCATTTATGCAACTCCAAgctcag GCCCTCAAACGGAAGCCCGATTTGTTCTTGTCTGAGAGTCTTGACGTGAAAGCAGTGTTCCACTGTG GAGTTCTGTCACTCAAATTTCCTGAGGCTCCGACAGTCAAGTCAACATGCTTGTTCTTT ACTGAATTGTTACCCCACTGCTCGGATGTGCCTCCATTAGCCAGGGTGGTGCAGGAGGACGGCAAACTGTTGATCCAGGCCGTACTGGAG GGCATCGGGGGCGGGGCATCTCGGAGCCTGATGGACCAGTTTGCAGAGGTGCTTTTCTGTCTGAACAAGCACTGCTTTTCTCTGCTGGCTGTGTGGTTGAAGGAGGCGCTGCAGCCTCCAGGGTTCCCATCAACACGGGTCACAACTGAACAGAAAGACAACTTCTCCCAGCAGATACTTAG AGAACGAGTGAACAAGAGGAGGGTGAAGGACATAGTGAAGGAGTTTACACTACTGTGCAGAGGGCTCCATGGTACAGAGTACGCCGCTGAATACTGA